In Nitrosospira briensis C-128, a genomic segment contains:
- the trpA gene encoding tryptophan synthase subunit alpha: MSRIATVFGNLLQKKRKALIPFITAGDPEPAMMVPLMHELVKAGADIIELGVPFSDPMADGPTIQRSSERALKHGVGLKDVLTMVEEFRKTDTYTPVVLMGYANPIESMGYEKFAVGAKKCGIDGVLVVDYPPEESREWVSNLERQQIDAIFLLSPTTPQVRVERVAELARGYIYYVSLKGVTGALSLDLRDVANKLVQLRTRISIPIGVGFGIRDGATAKAVAGLADAVVIGSRIIEEIENSTRENLLTNVYGLVKNLRAAIDEASAEHASSII, translated from the coding sequence ATGTCTCGTATCGCTACCGTATTCGGCAACCTGCTCCAGAAAAAAAGAAAAGCACTGATTCCTTTCATCACTGCTGGCGACCCCGAGCCCGCGATGATGGTTCCATTGATGCATGAGCTGGTAAAGGCAGGCGCCGACATCATCGAACTGGGCGTCCCGTTTTCGGACCCCATGGCGGACGGGCCGACCATACAGCGGTCTTCGGAGCGCGCGCTCAAGCATGGTGTAGGTCTGAAGGATGTGCTGACAATGGTGGAGGAATTCAGGAAAACCGATACATACACACCGGTTGTACTGATGGGTTATGCCAACCCGATAGAATCGATGGGCTACGAGAAATTCGCGGTGGGAGCAAAAAAATGCGGGATAGATGGCGTGCTGGTAGTGGATTATCCACCGGAAGAGTCCCGGGAATGGGTAAGCAATCTTGAACGCCAGCAAATAGATGCGATTTTCCTGCTTTCCCCCACTACTCCGCAAGTGCGCGTCGAGCGGGTAGCGGAGCTGGCGCGGGGATACATATATTATGTTTCGCTAAAAGGCGTAACCGGTGCATTAAGTCTCGATCTCCGCGATGTCGCCAACAAACTGGTTCAGTTGCGCACCCGCATCTCCATTCCCATTGGCGTCGGTTTCGGCATACGCGACGGCGCAACGGCCAAAGCCGTGGCGGGCCTTGCCGACGCTGTCGTGATAGGTAGCCGCATCATTGAAGAAATAGAAAATTCAACCAGGGAGAATTTATTAACGAACGTATACGGCTTGGTAAAAAATCTCCGTGCCGCCATCGACGAAGCCAGCGCTGAACA